Part of the Halococcus saccharolyticus DSM 5350 genome is shown below.
TGGCACGAGGAGAAAGTCGAAAAACAGCTCGACGCCTTCGCAGAGCTCGGCGAGGAGTACGGCGTGGTCTACACCGGTGGGGTCGTCCGCCAGGACGAGAAGGTCGTCCGGGTCTATCGGCCGGACCGGGAGGGCGACATCTATCCCGACGTGATCGCTCGCTTCGGTCTCCACCCACATTCGAGTCACATGCTCCGTGCGGAGTGTTTCGACCTCGGTGGGTTCGATCCCGACTTCCCCCGCGGCGTCGACTGGGATCACTGTATCCGGCTCGCGAAGGAGTACAAGTTCGCAGCCGTCGACGAACGTCTCGTCGAGCGCATCTTCCACACCGACAACATCTCACAGCAGCTGACCCACGGTATCGAGGTCAACCAGCTGATCTGGCAGAAGTACCGCGACGAGATCGAACGGTATCCCGCAATCGAGCGTCGGCTCCGTGAGAAGCAGTCTCGTGCCCGGGCGCGAGTCGCGCTCGAACGCGGCCAGCGCCGACGGGCGTTCGGCTACGCGCGCCGCGCGATGGGGTACGAACCCTCTGCCGAGAGCGTGTTCATCATGGCCTTTTCCGTGCTCGGTCGGCGGGCACTCGCGGGGGCACGTACCGCCCGCGACGCCGCAATGAACTGGCGTGCGTCGCTGGACGAATAAATCGAAATGAGTCGTTCGCCAACTGGACTACCGCACCAACTGGTAGACGCGCTGCATCGCGTTCATTCCGGGTTGTCCGAACAGCGACGCCCCCAGCGGAACCGCCGTGCGGATCGACGGCGCGTGATAGCACGCGCGCGCGAACGATCGGACGGCGGCACCCGACCAGCGACGATCGCGGAGGGCCATTCGTCCCTCCAGCCGGTAGGTGTTGGCGAGCGCGTCCGCACGTACTCCGGGCGACGCTTCTCGGTACAGGTCGTCGTACTCCCGGACGATCTCCAACCGTCCACGGATCAGTCCCGGCGACTTTCCGCGAGAATCGTCGATCAGGCCTCGACGGACCAACGAGTCGTCGACGAACTCGAAGCTCGTTCGGCGCGCGAGATCGATCATCAGTCCGAGATCGTCGCCGCCGGGTCGATCCGGGAGCGGTAATACGTGATCGAGCACCTCACGATCGGTGAGCATCGTCGAGGTCACGCAGGGCGACATCGCGAACGCGAGCGCGGATTCGAGCACGTCACCCCGCACAGTCGAGTCCGGCAGCACGGTACGTCCGTCCTCGTAAGTCATTCCGCAGTATGCCACGCCCGCGTCCGTCCGTTCGAGCAGGTCGACTTGGC
Proteins encoded:
- a CDS encoding glycosyltransferase family 2 protein, with amino-acid sequence MTLVSAVLPTYNRAEYVSGAVDTVLEQTHDEIEVVVVNDGSTDDTAAKLATYADDDRVRVRHNDENRGISVSMNRAATVADGEFICVLNDDDRWHEEKVEKQLDAFAELGEEYGVVYTGGVVRQDEKVVRVYRPDREGDIYPDVIARFGLHPHSSHMLRAECFDLGGFDPDFPRGVDWDHCIRLAKEYKFAAVDERLVERIFHTDNISQQLTHGIEVNQLIWQKYRDEIERYPAIERRLREKQSRARARVALERGQRRRAFGYARRAMGYEPSAESVFIMAFSVLGRRALAGARTARDAAMNWRASLDE
- a CDS encoding glycosyltransferase family 2 protein, whose product is MCPPSPDGSSAASTLDGPLVSVVIPTYYRNDRLGGAIESVIDQDHPTETIVVDDSGEGHAEPVVDEFDVTSLELDRNRGSNPARTMGAERATGKYVQFLDDDDRLLPGKFARQVDLLERTDAGVAYCGMTYEDGRTVLPDSTVRGDVLESALAFAMSPCVTSTMLTDREVLDHVLPLPDRPGGDDLGLMIDLARRTSFEFVDDSLVRRGLIDDSRGKSPGLIRGRLEIVREYDDLYREASPGVRADALANTYRLEGRMALRDRRWSGAAVRSFARACYHAPSIRTAVPLGASLFGQPGMNAMQRVYQLVR